A single region of the Gopherus evgoodei ecotype Sinaloan lineage chromosome 3, rGopEvg1_v1.p, whole genome shotgun sequence genome encodes:
- the CLDN20 gene encoding claudin-20 produces the protein MASAGLQFFAFILALMGVFGAITATLLPNWKVNADVGSNIITAITQMQGLWMDCTWYSTGMFSCTLKYSVLSLPVYIQAARTTMVLSCILSAFGICISTVGMKCTKLGGDRDTKSYTSSAGGVCLILAGIFELVPTSWYTREIISNFMDPTVPESSKNEPGGAVYTGFISAGLLFIAGVIFCTTCSKKQQGAWIYPTKQQQFPATQQENNAGYNLKDYV, from the coding sequence ATGGCATCGGCAGGTCTACagttctttgcttttattttagctTTGATGGGTGTTTTCGGTGCCATCACAGCCACTCTACTGCCCAACTGGAAAGTAAATGCAGATGTGGGTTCAAATATCATAACAGCTATAACACAGATGCAAGGGCTCTGGATGGACTGCACATGGTACAGCACCGGGATGTTTAGCTGCACTCTGAAATATTCAGTCCTATCCCTCCCTGTTTACATCCAGGCTGCACGGACAACCATGGTCCTGTCTTGCATCCTATCAGCTTTTGGGATCTGCATCTCCACAGTAGGAATGAAGTGCACAAAGTTGGGAGGAGACAGGGACACCAAAAGCTACACTTCTTCTGCTGGAGGGGTCTGCCTCATCCTTGCAGGAATCTTTGAGTTGGTACCAACATCCTGGTACACAAGAGAGATAATTTCAAATTTTATGGACCCAACAGTCCCAGAGAGCAGTAAAAATGAACCAGGAGGAGCTGTTTATACTGGATTCATTTCAGCAGGACTTCTGTTCATTGCAGGTGTGATCTTCTGCACAACCTGTTCTAAAAAGCAGCAGGGAGCATGGATTTACCCTACTAAGCAACAACAGTTTCCAGCCACACAGCAAGAGAACAATGCAGGCTACAACCTGAAGGACTATGTGTAA